The Megalobrama amblycephala isolate DHTTF-2021 linkage group LG18, ASM1881202v1, whole genome shotgun sequence genome segment gtaAGTTACTGAAACGGGTACATTGATCTCATTAGAATGCCAAAAGACTGATTACCTCTTGGCTAATTGCTAGTTGGTCAGATTAGTTAGTTAGTAAGTGTGTTGTTGTATATTGTCTCACACACACGCTGAATAAGACAAGCCACTTCTGCTTGTCTAGGAAAGCAAATGTAATAGATTAGATGCCGAACACTGGTACAAACGTGCGGGTGCTCAAACAATAGCTGCTCTCCTGAAGCTCGTGCATGTCTCTAGTCTAAAGCCTTTGATTGGTCGACGAGCTGCCGACGTCAGCACTGCAATGAAACAGGCTCGCGCTCCTGCTTACAGGTCAAAATAAACACCAAGTCTTACCATTTTACCTGTCCGGCTGTCTGAAGACAGAGTGCAGCGGGTTAGTTTAGTGAAAACACTCGGCCATTGGCGGCTGGAGGTCAGAGTAAACATTAACCAGCTCATCGCCGCCCtgtgacagcagcagcagcagcacgtGAACACCGAGAGCTGCCCGCGACACCGCCTGACCAGAATACCACAGTgccgatgatgatgatgatgacgaggATAGGGTTACCATAAaccaggggtgcccaatcctgttcctggagatctacctaccttcaaagtttagctccaaccctgataaaacacacctgaatcagTTAATTAAGATCTCCAGGAGCAcgtgataattacagacaggtgtgttgagcaaggctggagctaaactttgcaggtagGTAGtcgatctccaggaacaggattgggcacccctgcCCTAAACCTTTTTATGGAATATGGCAgtttattattaatgatttatcggtgcaaatcattatttttgtgttaaattcatgcgtctcgtaatcttgaatcagaatatcttcctcttgcagcatctcttctcttctctgatgatgagggcggggcaacctgtcactcacatgagatccaccaatagcaaaccacaaccatccaatcaattccccacagacaaactcaagccccgccctacatttgttcttgtttgagaagcgtttcactctgatatacgacacaatagagaagaaaagactagaGTAACTTCTGTTTCATGACGACTTTAATGAAGTCTGGCTGTGAAATCTATTGTAAATGATTATGAATCTGTATTTGGGGtgtttgttaacatgtttttatgtaatgttgtttgatttagttctttaatgaaaataaataaataatatgagcCAATGTCTTTACATTCACACACTTAATTTATTCTGCAAacattctcacacacacacacacacacacacacacacacacacacacacacacacacacacacacacacacacacacacaccgactCTAATCCTGGTGTTCGTGGTCCTGTCCCGGGATCAGCCACCGGATGCTGTCCGTACAGAGGATGGCATAGAGAGTGAAGCCGGATATGAAGAGGACAGAGAACACAAAGAGCCAGTCGATGCTCTTGACGGGAACCGCAGGCAGAGGTCCGACGCGGTCGTCTTCCTGAACGCTCTGATCCGGGCTTGCTTCAAAACCTGGAGAACGGCGGGAAAGAGTGAGTCACTGAACGTGTGGCTTCATTACCATCCACCAGGAATAAAGGCCTCACCGGTCTGGTTTGTTATGAAGGACGTCAGCGTGTCCAGCGTTCGGTCCGTCTGGTTGAACCGGGCCATGGGTTTGGCACCTTGAAACAGGAGTATGTTGGGAACGGCTACGGTTCCGAACCGCGTCGAGAGACTGAACGGAGAGAAACAAACACCGATAGAAACACATTCAGCGGCTCACGGTGTGAAAGTGAAGAGCGAGACCGACCTGCTGTGCTGAGAGGCGTCGAGCGCGAGGAAGTGCATGCTGGGAAAGACCCGAGGCAAGGCGTTGAAGTGAGGCGCGAGACCGGCGGAAAACTGACACCACGGCGTATAAAAGAGGACCAGCGAACACTCGGAGCTGTTGGCATTCAGGAGCTCCATCAGGTCCTGCGGGAGAAACCAAAGGCAGTGATGTGATGTCTGTCTCCAGTGGgaaagaaatgaaggaaaacattccaggatttttctccatatagtggacttcactggggttcaacgggttgaaggtccaaatgtcagtttcagtgcagcttcaaagagctctacatgatcccagacgaggaataagagtctcatctagagaaaccatcagacatttactaaaaaaaataaacattatatactttttaaccacaaatgctcgtcttgcactgctctgtgatgctccacgcatgacgtaatcatgttggaaagatcaCGTGTGACGCAGGCGGAAGTACTGCGGAAGGGCGAAAAACtcaatctcattttctcctccaacatcgttgttttacctttttttgccGTTTCACACACCGCCAGCGACTTTTCCGCTGCATGTCGCTAGTCTCTCCTGTGAAGTCGCTTGTGGGCGTTCCTAGTGCTGTCGCTCTAATGTCATTGATAGACTGCACATCTGATCATATCTATAGAAAATGCAATCACACATGATATATAAAACTAAGAAATCataattaaaagtaatattCTGCTGTTGTAGAGTGTTGTGACT includes the following:
- the txndc15 gene encoding thioredoxin domain-containing protein 15, whose amino-acid sequence is MIWTHGLALPLMIAALVRLTHGGVGEEPDPSDPPQRRFKTAEMADAVMETAPSPAGMQHLIPKELLGEPCAEEEKPLLSAVIHTDTSDNQNQNFTETAKTYKVTCDRRNISGIARFTVHVLNASQDLMELLNANSSECSLVLFYTPWCQFSAGLAPHFNALPRVFPSMHFLALDASQHSSLSTRFGTVAVPNILLFQGAKPMARFNQTDRTLDTLTSFITNQTGFEASPDQSVQEDDRVGPLPAVPVKSIDWLFVFSVLFISGFTLYAILCTDSIRWLIPGQDHEHQD